GACCAAACCGCGCAGCCTGCGTCCTGCGAACGGCGTATTTCGGCTTCTCGACAAAAACGCCGCTGGATCCACCGTGTATTCCGCTTTCGGATCGAAGATGGCGATGTCCGCGGGCTTGCCTTCTTCGAGCTTGCCCGCGGGAAGCTCCAGAATCCGCGCGGGGGCACTGGTCATCATTTCGACAGCCCGCTCGAGCGTGAGGATACCAGGTTCAACCAGCTCCGTGATGACAAGTCCCAACGAGGTTTCGAGCCCCACGATGCNNNNNNNNNNNNNNNNNNNNNNNNNNNNNNNNNNNNNNNNNNNNNNNNNNNNNNNNNNNNNNNNNNNNNNNNNNNNNNNNNNNNNNNNNNNNNNNNNNNNGGTTCAACCAGCTCCGTGATGACAAGTCCCAACGAGGTTTCGAGCCCCACGATGCCGAAGGGGGCGTAATCGAACTCGACGTCCTTTTCGGTCGGCGTGTGCGGGGCGTGATCCGTTGCGATGCAATCGATCGTGCCGTCCTTGATTCCTGTTTTGATCGCTGCCACGTCCTCTTCTTCGCGCAGGGGAGGATTCATCTTGGCGTTGGTATTGAAGGTCGTGACGGCGTCATCGGTGAGAGTCCAATAGTGCGGAGCGGTTTCGCAAGTGACGCGAATGCCGCGCGCTTTGGCCCGCCGCACGATCTCGACGCTTCCCGCGCTGCTCACGTGGCAGACATGAACCTTTGACTTGGTCATCTCGGCAAGCCGCATGAGACGGTCGACGGCGATCTCTTCCATCGCCTTGGGCATGCCCGACAGGCCCAGTTTGGTCGAATTGAGCCCGGCGTTCATGGCGCCGCCCTCGACCAGCGATGCGTCCTCGCAATGACCGAGGTAGGTCAGGCCGCACATGTCGGCGTATTCGAGGCATCGCCGCAATACGCGGCTGGAAGCGATGTCGTCGCCGTCGTCGGTGACCGCGACGGCCCCGACGGCCTTGAGTTCGGCCATTTCGGTCATCTCGGCGCCCGCACGGCCTTTGGTGGCGGCGGCAGCCGGCCAGATCTTGATGCAGGCCGTTTCGCGGGCGCGGCGGTTAACGAACTCGACCATCCCGCCGTTGTCGATGGGCGGTTGCGTGTTGGGCATCGTAACCACCGAAGTGAACCCGCCGCGCGCGGCCGCGCGGCTTCCCGAGGCGATGGTCTCTTTCGACTCGAAACCCGGTTCGCGAAAATGGACATGGATATCTACCAGTCCAGGGCATACGACGCACCCGGACGCGTCGAAGAGCTCGTCGCCGCTCAGGTCTTTGCCGATTCGGGCGATGTGTTCCCCTTCGATCAAGATGTCCAGCGGCATCGATGTCTTCGAGGCCGGGTCAATCACATCTCCGTTCTTGATGACGAGAGTCATTCCGTGGGCTCCCTAAACAGCCACCCTGGGTTTATTGACCAGCAAATGCATCACTGCCATACGCACCGCCACTCCGTTCGTCACTTGCTCGAGAATCACGTTCCGCGGCCCGTCAGCCACTTCAGTCGACAGTTCAACGTCGCGGTTGATCGGGCCGGGATGCATGATCAGGACGTCTTTCTTGGCGGCCTTGAGCGATTCATTGTCAATGCGGAAAAGCCGGATGTACTCCCGGATGCTTGGAAACAGGCACTTGCCCTGCCGCTCCAGCTGGATACGCAGCAGATAAATCACGTCAGCCCCTTCAATGGCTTCGCACAAGTCCGACGTGACGTCGGCGCCCAGTTTCGAGAACGCTCCCGGCAGTAGGGTCCGCGGCCCGCACAGCACCACGCTCGCGCCCAGTTTCGTAAGCCCCCACACATTACTGCGCGCGACGCGGCTGTGGGCGATGTCGCCGATGATGGCCACCCGGAGACCGTCAAGACCCGCTTGCGGGTCGTCGCGCGTCCTGCGCACATGCTGGCGAATCGTGAATGCGTCCAGCAACCCCTGCGTAGGGTGCTCGTGCGCGCCGTCGCCGGCGTTGATGATGTGGCTCGAATGGCGTTCGGCGAGAATGCGGGGCGCGCCGGCGGCGCTGTGTCGGATAACAACGATATCCGTATGCATGGCCTCGATGTTGTACAGGGTGTCGTGGAGCGTCTCGCCTTTCTTGGAACTCGAGACGTCCGCGTTCATGGTGAGCGTGTCGGCGCTGAGCCGTTTGGCGGCGAGTTCGAACGAGGTGCGGGTCCGCGTGCTGGGTTCGTAGAACCAGTTGACGACGAGGCGGCCCTGAAGCACCGGAACCTTCTTGATGCCGCTCTCGCGCTGGGATACCGCCAGAAACTGCGGGGCGGTGTCGAGGATCATCTCGAGTTCGTCCCGCGACAGGTCCTCGAGGCCGATGAGGTCCTTGCGCGTCCACACGCGCTGCTCGTTCTCGGTCGCGGTGGTCATGTTACTCTTCCCCTCCGCCCGTTTCATTCCCCGCGCCCCGCTCAAGAAGGACGGCGTCTTCGCCGTCGATCTCCTCGATCCGCACGGCTACGTGCTCGTCCGGAGCCGTGGCGAGGGCCCAGCCCAGGTAATCGGGTTGAATCGGCAGCTCGCGATGGCCGCGGTCAACCAGGCAAGCCAGCTGGATGCACTGGGGACGTCCGTAATCCATCACCTCATCGAGCGCCGCCCGGATCGTGCGTCCCGCCGCGATAACGTCGTCAACCAGAATCACCGTCATGCCGTCAACGTCAAAATCAAAGTGGGTTTCATTGCCGACCGTTGCGGGGACGCGCCCGCTACGGAGGTCGTCGCGGTACAGGGTGGTGGCAAGCGAGCCCACGCGCAAACGCGTGCCCGTCATGGCCTCGATGTAGTTCGCGAGCCGGTCCGCGAGAGGCCGGCCGCGGCTCAGGATGCCGAGAAGCGCCACGTTGGCCAGGGAATCGTATGCCGCCGTGATTTCCTGGGCCAGCCGGCGCAGGGCCGCCTCGATGGCCTCGTGGTCCATCACCACCGTGGTCTCAGGAGGGTAGTCTGCTTCGCTCATGGATATTCCTGGCCTTGGTTCTCGCCCGGAGGTGCGAAGCTCAGACAAAAAAAAGCCTTCTCACGTGGTGAGAAGGTGCTTCGCGCTGGTCGCGGTACTCACTTGAATGCGCCCCTCCGAGCCGGTTTTTCGAATTTTAACAAGCCGCACGGGCGCTGTCAAATCACGGGCGCCGGGTGACGCGCAAAAAACCGGCCCGGAAGACTTCCGGGCCGGTCCTCTCCGATTCCCGCGTGTCTCGCCTACTTCTTCGGGGCGATCGCGTCCTTGGCGGCCTTGGCAATGCGGAACTTCAAGACCTTCTTCGCAGGGATCTTGATGGTTTCGCCGGTAGCCGGATTGCGGCCGGTACGGGCTTTGCGATTCACGACCACGAGCTTGCCCAGTCCCGGAAGGGTGAACCCGGTCTTGGCTTCTCTGTACGCGATTTCCTTTATCTCCTCGAGGACAGCGGCGACATCCTTCTTGGTCAGGCCGGTCTTGTCGGCCAGCGCCGTCACGATCTGCGCTTTGGTCATGGGCTTCTTTCCTGACATTGGTTCTCCTCCTGGCATCGTGAAAGCTCTTCAAGCTTTCGTAAAACGTCCGCCGCGGGACCGGGGAAGCGCTACAGGCGCCACCCACTCGCGGCAAATTAACTCCCCGAGGGCCCCCTTATGTTGTTGGCCCGTGTGTTTGATTACAAATAAAATAGCGTTTTGTCAAGCCTTATTTTTCAAGGCCATTCGAATTTCGGTTCTCGAAAACCCTTGTCAATAGAGGGTCAAACACGATCCGTGTCACATGGAGATCTATGTAGCCAAGCCAGCTAACAACCTGCAAATGCTGTTCTTATGAAACGTTGCGGTTCCGGCGGCCGCACAGCTATAGTACGTGCCAGTGGCGTGAGTTTCACGTTTCCGGCTCACAATGAAAGACTGACGGAGCTCCGAAATAACCGATGTATTTGGCGGTTTTTTGCGCGGTCCGGGGCAACTTGCCCGCATTGCGCGCTATCCTCGAGGCCCTCGAACAGCGCGGAATCGAAACCGTTTTCAACGGGGGCAACTCCGTCGGCGCCTATCCGTGGCCCGATGAAGTCATCGCGTGCATCCGGCAAGCGCACATTCCCACCGTCCAGGGCATTGACGATCGCACGACGGCCCGCCTCTTGCGCAGCAGTGAAAAGCTGCTGCTCAAAATGCCCGAAGACACGCGGCGCGGCCTGGAATGGACGTACGCCCACACCGGCAGCGCGAACATCGAATGGCTGGGCACCTTGCCGAAGCAGCGCCGCTTCACTCTCGAGGGACTCGACATACTGTTGTGTCATGGCGCGCCGACCGGGATGAAAGAGCGGCTGACCCCCGATACGTCTCCGGATGTCTTCAACCGTCAGCGCGAGGCGGCCAACGCGCGTCTGATCCTGTGCGGGGGTTCTGAAGCGCCTTTTTCACGCCTCGTTGAAGACAGCCTCTTCGTGTGCCCCGGCGCGGCCACGGGACCGTCGGGCGCGCGCTACGCTGTCGTTGATACCGAATCCGCCCCCTGGACCGCTACCTTCCACGAGACGCCCTACGACACGGGCCTCGTGCTGCGCCGGCTCGAGGAGGCCGGCCTGGCAGCCAAGGAGTCCTGACACGGCGCACAAAGAGCCGCCTGTAAACCGTGCATCGCACAAGGAGGAACCCATCATGCCCGCGGAATCAGCACAACGCGCTGCCGCCATTCTTCGCGACGCAAGCCAGTTTCAATGGCACGTGATAACGCTCTTCGCCCTGGCGGTCTATGTCTACACGGTTGAGATCCAAAAACGGGACTGGAACGTGCTGTTCGGCGGGCTGGCGTTCTGGGCTATGGACTGGTTCAATGAGACTTGGAACTCGCTCGTTTTCCATTTGACAGGTTATGCGCCCGTGTGGGGAGCCCCAG
The DNA window shown above is from Candidatus Hydrogenedentota bacterium and carries:
- a CDS encoding amidohydrolase family protein yields the protein IVGLETSLGLVITELVEPGILTLERAVEMMTSAPARILELPAGKLEEGKPADIAIFDPKAEYTVDPAAFLSRSRNTPFAGRRLRGLVKATLCDGRFVYRAP
- a CDS encoding dihydroorotase — translated: MTLVIKNGDVIDPASKTSMPLDILIEGEHIARIGKDLSGDELFDASGCVVCPGLVDIHVHFREPGFESKETIASGSRAAARGGFTSVVTMPNTQPPIDNGGMVEFVNRRARETACIKIWPAAAATKGRAGAEMTEMAELKAVGAVAVTDDGDDIASSRVLRRCLEYADMCGLTYLGHCEDASLVEGGAMNAGLNSTKLGLSGMPKAMEEIAVDRLMRLAEMTKSKVHVCHVSSAGSVEIVRRAKARGIRVTCETAPHYWTLTDDAVTTFNTNAKMNPPLREEEDVAAIKTGIKDGTIDCIATDHAPHTPTEKDVEFDYAPFGIVGLETSLGLVITELVEP
- a CDS encoding aspartate carbamoyltransferase catalytic subunit, which codes for MTTATENEQRVWTRKDLIGLEDLSRDELEMILDTAPQFLAVSQRESGIKKVPVLQGRLVVNWFYEPSTRTRTSFELAAKRLSADTLTMNADVSSSKKGETLHDTLYNIEAMHTDIVVIRHSAAGAPRILAERHSSHIINAGDGAHEHPTQGLLDAFTIRQHVRRTRDDPQAGLDGLRVAIIGDIAHSRVARSNVWGLTKLGASVVLCGPRTLLPGAFSKLGADVTSDLCEAIEGADVIYLLRIQLERQGKCLFPSIREYIRLFRIDNESLKAAKKDVLIMHPGPINRDVELSTEVADGPRNVILEQVTNGVAVRMAVMHLLVNKPRVAV
- the pyrR gene encoding bifunctional pyr operon transcriptional regulator/uracil phosphoribosyltransferase PyrR: MSEADYPPETTVVMDHEAIEAALRRLAQEITAAYDSLANVALLGILSRGRPLADRLANYIEAMTGTRLRVGSLATTLYRDDLRSGRVPATVGNETHFDFDVDGMTVILVDDVIAAGRTIRAALDEVMDYGRPQCIQLACLVDRGHRELPIQPDYLGWALATAPDEHVAVRIEEIDGEDAVLLERGAGNETGGGEE
- a CDS encoding HU family DNA-binding protein codes for the protein MSGKKPMTKAQIVTALADKTGLTKKDVAAVLEEIKEIAYREAKTGFTLPGLGKLVVVNRKARTGRNPATGETIKIPAKKVLKFRIAKAAKDAIAPKK
- a CDS encoding metallophosphoesterase family protein, which codes for MYLAVFCAVRGNLPALRAILEALEQRGIETVFNGGNSVGAYPWPDEVIACIRQAHIPTVQGIDDRTTARLLRSSEKLLLKMPEDTRRGLEWTYAHTGSANIEWLGTLPKQRRFTLEGLDILLCHGAPTGMKERLTPDTSPDVFNRQREAANARLILCGGSEAPFSRLVEDSLFVCPGAATGPSGARYAVVDTESAPWTATFHETPYDTGLVLRRLEEAGLAAKES